One segment of Pristiophorus japonicus isolate sPriJap1 unplaced genomic scaffold, sPriJap1.hap1 HAP1_SCAFFOLD_302, whole genome shotgun sequence DNA contains the following:
- the LOC139249313 gene encoding probable G-protein coupled receptor 139: MDQNLKKMDWNVTTNGKSFILYFNFLVAHYEELPFVLRMRYVFRLIQYIYYPVLAVVGFAVNILTIVILPRGKCGLSRCVTRYLVAMAATDLLVIILDLILRHIPILYQKEFHFVYSFRVCNIHAVLLHAATDCSVWFTVSFTFDRFVAICCQKLKTKYCTERTAAVVLGTVTLLSGLKNIFWYFMLTSFYNLSNMPWFCYTTIDVLNSPVWTAITFLHYILTPCVPFALILLLNAVTARHIILASRARRQLRGASSGECPSDPEMDSRRNSIILLFVISGNFILLWAVFMVHSIWIQMYYLGYDSVYIPFYLMDIGFMLQLLSCCTNMAIYAVTQTKFRQQLKNVGKYPFTLILKLIKR, encoded by the exons ATGGATCAGAATCTGAAAAAaatggattggaatgttacaacaaatgGCAAGAGTTTCATCTTGTATTTTAACTTTCTTGTTGCACATTATGAGGAACTACCATTCGTATTGCGAATGCGTTATGTATTTCGTCTTATTCAATACATTTACTATCCTGTCCTTGCTGTTGTTGGTTTTGCTG TTAACatcctgacgattgtgatcctgcctcgtggaaagtgcggtctctccagatgtgtcactcgctatctggtggccatggcagcgacggatctcctggtcattatcctcgacctgatactgaggcacattcccaTTCTTTATCAGAAAGAGTTCCATTTCGTGTATTCCTTCCGCGTGTGTAATATTCACgccgtcttacttcacgcagccacagactgttctgtctggttcactgtcagtttcacctttgatcgctttgtggccatttgttgccagaagctgaaaactaaatattgcaccgagagaacggcggctgtggttctgggaaccgtgactttgctgagcgggttgaagaacattttctggtattttatgttgacAAGTTTCTATAATCTTTCAAACATGCCCTGGTTTTGCTATACAACAATTGATGTTCTGAATTCACCGGTCTGGACAGCAATCAcattccttcattatattctcaccccatgtgtcccatttgctctgattctgctgctcaatgcTGTCACCGCCAGACATATTAtattggccagcagagcccgcaggcaactccggggtgccagcagtggggagtgtcccagtgaccctgaGATGGACAGCCGcaggaattccatcattttactgtttgttatctccggcaatttcatcctgttgtgggCGGTGTTTATGGTGCATTCTATATGGATCCAGATGTACTATTTGGGctatgattctgtatatataccttTTTATTTAATGGACattggattcatgctgcagctgctgagttgctgcacaaacatggcaatttatgccgtgacccagactaagttcagacagcagttgaagaatgtagggaaatatcccttcacactgattctgaaattaattaaacgatga